The Bernardetia litoralis DSM 6794 genome includes a window with the following:
- a CDS encoding BspA family leucine-rich repeat surface protein gives MKKHLFLFAISVFILFFVNKVQAQKFRTTWKSTDTKITIPTNDELIYNYSITWQNLTNKGIGDGSAQEVKGNYTIKNLEDSSIYEIAIEGHFPHFYMNKDSIESSKLQTIEEWGEIKWKSMEHAFDSCINLTYKATDIPKLIEVKDMSYMFSFCKIFDGNSTMNEWNTSNVTDMSYMFYYADFNQPIGEWNTSNITNMSYMFWAAFSFNQSIENWNTSNVTNMSGMFRAAFSFNQSIGKWNTKNATNMNRMFFGADNFNQPIGEWNTQNVTNMNGMFFGADNFNQPIGEWNTQNVTNMSGMFANAKSFNQPIGEWNTEKVTNMNYIFYEAKSFNQPIGEWNTQNVTNMSGMFDSAELFNQPIGEWNTQNVTNISYMFSEATSFNQPIGKWNVENVTTMQKMFVTAKSFNQPLEKWNTKNVTNMKAMFAEAASFNQPLEKWNTKNVTNMKAMFAEAASFNQPLEKWNTKNVIDISIMFGGAKSFSQSITKWNIANIIDMTELFNGANLSTENYDATLIAWSKNKKIPENIKLNAEGLKYCKSKEARQKLIDEYGWTIEDDELSCED, from the coding sequence TTGAAAAAACATCTTTTTTTATTCGCTATTTCAGTCTTTATTTTATTTTTTGTAAATAAAGTTCAAGCTCAAAAATTCCGTACTACGTGGAAAAGCACAGATACAAAAATTACCATTCCAACAAATGATGAACTAATTTATAATTATTCTATCACTTGGCAAAACCTCACAAACAAAGGTATTGGAGATGGTTCTGCTCAAGAAGTAAAAGGAAATTATACAATTAAAAACCTAGAAGATAGTAGCATTTATGAAATAGCTATTGAAGGACATTTTCCTCATTTTTATATGAATAAGGATTCAATAGAAAGCTCAAAATTGCAAACCATAGAAGAATGGGGAGAGATAAAATGGAAATCTATGGAACATGCTTTTGATAGTTGCATTAACTTGACTTATAAAGCTACTGATATTCCTAAATTGATAGAAGTAAAAGATATGTCATATATGTTTTCTTTTTGCAAAATATTTGATGGCAATTCTACTATGAATGAATGGAATACATCAAATGTAACAGATATGAGTTATATGTTTTATTATGCTGATTTTAATCAACCTATTGGAGAGTGGAATACATCTAATATAACTAATATGAGTTATATGTTTTGGGCAGCTTTTTCTTTTAATCAATCTATTGAAAATTGGAATACATCTAATGTGACTAATATGAGTGGAATGTTTCGTGCAGCTTTTTCTTTTAATCAATCCATTGGAAAGTGGAATACAAAAAATGCAACAAATATGAACAGGATGTTTTTTGGTGCTGATAATTTCAATCAACCAATTGGAGAATGGAATACACAAAATGTAACAAATATGAACGGGATGTTTTTTGGTGCTGATAATTTCAATCAACCAATTGGAGAATGGAATACACAAAATGTAACAAATATGAGTGGGATGTTTGCAAATGCTAAATCATTTAATCAACCAATTGGGGAATGGAATACTGAAAAAGTGACTAATATGAATTATATATTTTATGAAGCTAAATCTTTCAATCAACCTATTGGAGAGTGGAATACACAAAATGTAACAAATATGAGTGGGATGTTTGATAGTGCTGAACTATTTAATCAACCCATTGGAGAATGGAATACACAAAATGTAACGAATATAAGCTATATGTTTTCTGAAGCTACTTCATTCAATCAACCCATTGGAAAATGGAATGTAGAAAATGTAACTACTATGCAAAAAATGTTTGTTACTGCAAAGTCATTTAATCAACCTCTTGAAAAATGGAACACTAAAAATGTAACGAATATGAAAGCTATGTTTGCTGAAGCTGCCTCTTTCAATCAACCTCTTGAAAAATGGAATACAAAAAATGTAACGAATATGAAAGCTATGTTTGCTGAAGCTGCCTCTTTCAATCAACCTCTTGAAAAATGGAACACTAAAAATGTAATCGACATAAGTATCATGTTTGGAGGAGCTAAAAGTTTTAGTCAGTCCATTACAAAATGGAATATTGCAAACATAATAGATATGACTGAACTGTTTAATGGAGCTAACCTTAGTACAGAAAATTATGATGCTACTTTAATAGCTTGGTCAAAAAACAAAAAAATACCTGAAAATATTAAATTAAATGCAGAAGGCTTAAAATACTGCAAATCTAAAGAAGCTCGCCAAAAACTCATCGATGAATATGGTTGGACAATAGAAGATGATGAGCTTTCTTGTGAAGACTAG
- a CDS encoding BspA family leucine-rich repeat surface protein — MTKNFLLTLIIFISLAANTVYAQAFRTTWKTTDTKITIPTNDELIYNYKIKWKNLTNKGVGDGSAENQTENYTIENLENNSIYEIAITGDFPHFFMKGDKTESSKILTIEEWGEIKWQSMKQAFSGCKNLTYKATDIPNLEKVKDMSWMFERCEKFDGNSTINKWNTENVTNMSFMFNTASSFNQPIGKWNTENVTNMSFMFNTASSFNQPIEEWNTQNVTNMSWMFAFAPFNQPIGKWNTSNVTDMSYMFYATSFNQPIGKWNTSNVTDMNGMFSDATSFNQPIGKWNTQNVTDMSEMFNYSGLGTENYDATLLGWATLEEGEKIPEDIKLNAEGLKYCKSKEARQKLIDEYGWTIEGDELSCED; from the coding sequence ATGACAAAAAACTTCCTTTTAACTCTCATAATATTCATTTCTTTAGCTGCAAATACAGTCTATGCTCAAGCATTTCGTACTACGTGGAAAACCACAGATACAAAAATTACAATTCCAACAAATGACGAACTAATTTATAATTATAAAATCAAATGGAAAAACCTCACAAACAAAGGCGTAGGAGATGGCTCTGCCGAAAACCAAACAGAAAACTATACTATTGAAAATTTAGAAAATAATAGTATCTATGAAATAGCTATCACAGGTGATTTTCCTCATTTTTTTATGAAGGGAGATAAAACTGAAAGCTCAAAAATTCTGACTATTGAAGAATGGGGAGAAATAAAATGGCAATCTATGAAACAGGCGTTTAGTGGTTGTAAAAACCTAACTTATAAAGCTACTGATATTCCCAACCTAGAAAAGGTAAAAGATATGAGCTGGATGTTTGAGAGGTGTGAAAAATTTGATGGCAACTCTACCATAAATAAATGGAATACAGAAAATGTAACAAATATGAGTTTCATGTTTAATACGGCTTCCTCTTTCAATCAACCAATTGGAAAATGGAATACAGAAAATGTAACAAATATGAGTTTCATGTTTAATACGGCTTCCTCTTTCAATCAACCAATTGAAGAATGGAATACACAAAACGTAACAAATATGAGCTGGATGTTTGCATTTGCTCCTTTTAATCAACCTATTGGAAAATGGAATACATCTAATGTGACTGATATGAGTTATATGTTTTATGCAACTTCTTTCAACCAACCTATTGGAAAATGGAATACATCTAATGTAACGGATATGAATGGTATGTTTTCTGATGCTACTTCCTTCAATCAACCCATTGGAAAGTGGAATACACAAAATGTAACGGATATGAGTGAAATGTTTAATTATTCAGGGTTAGGCACAGAAAACTATGATGCGACTTTATTAGGCTGGGCAACTCTTGAAGAAGGAGAAAAAATACCTGAAGATATTAAATTAAATGCAGAAGGCTTAAAATACTGCAAATCTAAAGAAGCTCGCCAAAAACTCATCGATGAATATGGTTGGACAATAGAAGGTGATGAGCTTTCTTGTGAAGACTAA